Proteins found in one Brachyspira murdochii DSM 12563 genomic segment:
- a CDS encoding HPr family phosphocarrier protein: MTLTNVVTIKSKNGMHLRPAGVLSQISSKSAYSNIGIFLLYNGVRADAKSVFNIMGLGAFQGANLILEIEYEDGMENAAKEAEKELLDFFEEGYIYAEVPEED, encoded by the coding sequence ATGACATTAACAAATGTAGTTACAATCAAAAGTAAAAACGGCATGCATCTAAGACCAGCAGGCGTTTTATCACAAATTTCAAGCAAAAGTGCCTACTCTAATATAGGAATATTTCTATTGTATAACGGTGTTAGAGCAGATGCTAAAAGCGTATTCAATATTATGGGACTTGGAGCATTCCAAGGAGCCAATCTTATACTAGAAATCGAATATGAAGACGGAATGGAAAATGCAGCTAAAGAAGCCGAAAAAGAACTATTAGATTTTTTTGAAGAAGGCTATATTTACGCTGAAGTTCCTGAAGAAGATTAA
- the dut gene encoding dUTP diphosphatase, protein MLKIKIINKSSNPLPKYQTEGSSGLDLHANLEKPITLNKNDIVLVPTGLFIEIPDGYEAQIRSRSSLALKNGIFCLNSPATIDSDYRGELKIILASLTDTPFTINHGDRIAQMVFAKVEKIDFEEVDSISDTKRGEGGFGSTNK, encoded by the coding sequence ATGCTTAAAATTAAAATTATTAATAAATCTTCTAATCCTCTGCCTAAATATCAAACTGAAGGCTCATCCGGACTAGATTTACATGCTAATTTGGAGAAACCAATAACATTAAATAAAAATGATATAGTTTTAGTACCAACAGGACTTTTTATAGAAATACCAGATGGTTATGAGGCTCAAATCAGAAGCAGAAGTTCTCTAGCATTAAAAAATGGTATATTTTGTTTAAACTCTCCTGCTACAATAGATAGTGATTATAGGGGAGAATTAAAAATTATATTGGCGTCTCTTACAGATACACCTTTTACAATAAATCATGGCGATAGAATAGCTCAAATGGTTTTTGCTAAAGTTGAAAAAATAGATTTTGAAGAAGTTGATTCTATTTCGGACACGAAAAGAGGTGAGGGCGGATTTGGAAGCACCAACAAATAA
- a CDS encoding GntP family permease, whose amino-acid sequence MISYFVIAMLSISIIVVMILTIKFKVHPFIAMLLVAIFLAFTLHIPTNKDNNYITEISALIGKGFGNALASVGIIIVLGSIIGNILEMSGAALKLGEIVIKIVGKSHPALAMNILGFIVSIPVFCDSGYLILTPLRKAVAKKTGASPVALSVALSTGLYASHALIPPTPGPAAVVNLFGLEAHLLTIILIGLIVAIPTSLVGAIYGIFISKYIQKPNYPDKSPTYETLISDIGGLPPAWKALAPIAVPILLMAIGSIVRFDSFKMSDSIIKNIFIFLGEPSMALFIGFLFSLLLTHKFNTEEISMWIGDGIKASGSILAIVGASGAFAEVLKSTELAKIIPELGHIFASLNMGIILPFIMASALKIMLGSSTIAVVTVATLFAPLLNTLGFNTPISQILVLMAIGAGSMIASHANDSYFWIVVELSGLKVKDAYKARTLATFVQGITALIIILILSFLFR is encoded by the coding sequence ATGATTAGTTATTTTGTAATAGCTATGCTATCAATATCTATAATTGTTGTAATGATTTTAACTATTAAGTTTAAAGTTCATCCATTTATAGCAATGCTGTTAGTAGCTATATTCTTGGCATTTACTTTACATATACCAACTAATAAAGATAATAACTACATAACAGAAATATCAGCATTAATAGGCAAAGGTTTCGGCAATGCTCTGGCAAGTGTCGGTATAATAATAGTACTTGGAAGTATTATAGGTAATATATTGGAAATGTCAGGTGCTGCTCTTAAACTTGGTGAAATAGTAATAAAAATTGTAGGAAAATCTCACCCAGCATTAGCTATGAATATATTAGGTTTTATAGTATCAATACCTGTTTTCTGCGATTCTGGGTATTTAATACTTACACCTTTACGAAAAGCCGTTGCTAAAAAAACTGGAGCTTCTCCGGTAGCATTATCGGTTGCATTATCTACAGGACTTTATGCATCGCATGCCTTAATACCTCCGACTCCCGGTCCTGCTGCTGTTGTTAATTTATTCGGACTTGAAGCACATTTATTAACTATTATCCTTATAGGTTTAATAGTTGCTATACCTACATCTTTAGTTGGGGCAATTTATGGTATATTTATATCAAAATATATACAAAAACCTAACTATCCGGATAAATCTCCTACTTATGAGACTTTAATAAGTGATATAGGAGGTCTGCCGCCTGCTTGGAAAGCATTGGCACCAATAGCTGTACCTATTTTATTAATGGCTATTGGAAGTATAGTAAGATTTGATTCTTTTAAAATGTCTGACAGTATTATAAAAAATATATTTATATTTTTAGGCGAGCCTTCAATGGCATTATTTATAGGATTTTTATTCTCGCTTCTTTTAACACATAAATTTAATACAGAAGAGATATCTATGTGGATAGGAGATGGTATAAAGGCTTCCGGAAGCATACTTGCAATAGTTGGTGCAAGCGGTGCTTTTGCTGAAGTATTAAAATCTACAGAACTGGCAAAAATTATACCAGAGTTAGGACATATATTTGCTTCATTAAATATGGGCATAATACTTCCGTTTATAATGGCATCTGCTTTAAAAATAATGCTTGGTTCATCTACAATAGCTGTTGTTACAGTAGCGACACTTTTTGCTCCTCTGCTTAATACACTAGGATTTAATACGCCTATATCACAAATACTAGTATTAATGGCAATCGGGGCTGGTTCTATGATAGCTTCACATGCTAATGACAGTTATTTTTGGATAGTTGTTGAATTATCCGGATTAAAAGTAAAAGATGCATACAAAGCTAGAACTTTAGCTACTTTTGTACAAGGTATTACTGCACTTATAATCATACTGATATTATCTTTCTTATTTAGATAA